Proteins from a single region of Roseburia sp. 831b:
- the ltrA gene encoding group II intron reverse transcriptase/maturase, whose protein sequence is MDTSSLMKQILSSDNLNRAYLQVVRNKGAEGVDGMKYTELKEHLVKNGEIIKEQLRTRKYKPQPVRRVEIPKPDGGVRNLGVPTVTDRFIQQAIAQVLTPIYEEQFHDHSYGFRPNRCAQQAILTALDMMNEGNDWIVDIDLEKFFDTVNHDKLMTIIGRTIKDGDVISIVRKYLVSGIMIDDEYEDSIVGTPQGGNLSPLLANIMLNELDKEMEKRGLNFVRYADDCIIMVGSEMSANRVMRNISRFIKEKLGLKVNMTKSKVDKPQGLKYLGFGFYFDSRAHQFKAKPHAKSVAKFKKRMKELTCRSWGVSNSYKVEKLNQVIRGWINYFKIGSMKTLCKELDSRIRYRLRMCIWKQWKTPQKRIKNLMKLGVDKDTAWITAYTGSRIAYVCQQRVMNFAINKERLTRFGLISMLDYYTERRVTC, encoded by the coding sequence ATGGACACAAGTAGTCTAATGAAGCAGATACTATCTAGTGATAACCTCAACAGAGCATATCTGCAAGTCGTACGAAACAAAGGTGCAGAGGGAGTGGACGGAATGAAGTACACAGAACTTAAGGAACATCTTGTAAAGAATGGCGAAATCATCAAGGAACAGTTGAGGACAAGAAAATATAAACCTCAGCCAGTACGAAGAGTGGAGATACCAAAGCCTGATGGCGGTGTCAGAAACCTAGGAGTACCAACAGTAACAGACAGATTCATACAACAAGCCATTGCACAGGTTTTAACACCAATCTATGAGGAACAGTTCCATGACCATAGTTATGGATTCAGACCTAACAGATGTGCACAGCAAGCAATTCTAACAGCACTCGACATGATGAATGAGGGTAATGACTGGATTGTAGATATTGACTTGGAAAAGTTCTTTGACACAGTAAATCATGACAAGTTAATGACTATCATAGGCAGAACTATTAAAGATGGAGATGTCATCTCTATTGTTAGAAAATATCTTGTCAGCGGAATCATGATTGATGATGAATATGAGGATTCCATAGTGGGGACACCACAAGGAGGAAACCTCTCGCCATTATTGGCAAACATCATGCTCAATGAACTTGATAAGGAAATGGAAAAGCGAGGGCTTAACTTTGTACGATATGCGGATGACTGTATTATAATGGTCGGAAGTGAAATGTCTGCTAACAGAGTCATGAGAAATATTTCACGATTCATTAAAGAGAAGCTAGGACTCAAAGTCAACATGACCAAGAGTAAGGTAGATAAACCACAAGGACTTAAATACCTTGGATTTGGTTTCTACTTTGATTCAAGAGCGCATCAGTTTAAGGCAAAACCACACGCAAAGTCAGTAGCGAAGTTCAAGAAAAGAATGAAAGAACTCACCTGTCGTAGCTGGGGTGTCAGCAACAGCTATAAGGTGGAGAAGCTCAACCAGGTTATAAGAGGGTGGATTAACTACTTTAAGATAGGTAGTATGAAAACTCTATGTAAAGAACTAGATTCAAGAATTCGTTATAGGCTGCGTATGTGTATCTGGAAGCAATGGAAAACCCCGCAGAAACGTATAAAGAATTTGATGAAACTTGGAGTTGATAAGGATACAGCATGGATTACGGCATACACAGGTAGCCGAATCGCTTATGTGTGTCAGCAAAGAGTTATGAATTTTGCAATAAACAAAGAAAGACTAACCCGATTTGGATTAATCTCAATGTTAGATTACTACACGGAAAGGCGTGTTACTTGTTAA
- a CDS encoding dihydrofolate reductase family protein, whose translation MKKPYIICRMMISIDGRIDCAMTSKLPGVADYYTTLDEINIPTTVSGRVTAELEMAEPGQFIPKNDAVYGQEGFSKKADSDGYEVIVDSKGKLLWPDASGMKKPYLIVTSENVTKEYLAYLDAQNISWIACGKEHADLARAAEILAEQFHVERMGIVGGSKINTAFLEAGLLNEISLLIGAGIDGRGGMPAVFDGLAMSHDVTGLKLMDVQKFDSGAVWIRYTL comes from the coding sequence ATGAAAAAACCATATATCATCTGTCGTATGATGATTTCGATTGATGGACGAATCGATTGTGCCATGACATCCAAATTGCCAGGCGTAGCAGATTACTATACAACATTAGATGAAATCAATATCCCAACCACCGTAAGCGGAAGAGTGACAGCCGAATTAGAAATGGCAGAACCGGGACAATTCATCCCGAAAAATGACGCCGTCTACGGTCAGGAAGGCTTTTCGAAGAAGGCAGACAGCGACGGCTATGAGGTAATTGTCGACTCAAAAGGAAAATTATTATGGCCTGACGCATCCGGCATGAAAAAGCCGTATCTTATCGTAACAAGCGAAAATGTTACCAAAGAATATCTTGCCTATCTCGATGCACAAAACATTTCCTGGATTGCCTGTGGAAAAGAGCACGCAGATTTAGCCCGTGCAGCGGAAATCCTTGCAGAGCAATTCCATGTGGAAAGAATGGGTATTGTCGGCGGTTCCAAAATAAATACAGCCTTTTTAGAAGCTGGACTTCTAAATGAAATCAGTTTATTAATCGGCGCAGGAATCGATGGAAGAGGCGGTATGCCGGCAGTATTCGACGGACTCGCAATGTCACATGATGTTACAGGACTAAAGCTTATGGATGTGCAGAAGTTTGACAGTGGAGCTGTCTGGATACGGTATACACTGTAA